The sequence CAAGTTGCGCGCCAAGGCACTGGTGGAAGCCGCCCAAGCGGACGGCCGCATCGCCGCGAAGGACGAGGCGACGGCCGGCAAATACCGCTCGCGGATCGAGGCGGGCGACACCTTCGCCGAGGAAGTCCTCGCCGGGCTCCAGAAGCTCCACACGGACCTCAACAAGCCGATCATCCAGGCCGGTGCCACCGTTCGCACGCCGGGGACGGTCGATGCCAAGGCGCAGGCACTCATCGCCGCCGGGGAAGCGAAGGACATCGACGAGGCGCGCGGCCTGGTCTTCGCCAGCGATGCCAGCGCCTACAGCGAATATCTCGCGAGCCTGAAGTGATCCGCCGGTCCGACACCCTCATCTAACAATACTCTCTTTCGATCCCGTCATGGAGACCTACACCGACACTCCCTACAAACCCTTCAAGGAAGAGGTGGCCGACGCCCTCCTGAACAAGGAACACTTCCTCGTCGCGCTCGGCACCGCTCCCGACACGGTGAAGCTGGCCACCAGCACCGATGACGCCATCGGCGTGCTCTTCGAGAAGAGCGCGGGCAATCCCCACGTGAACGTCCGCCTGCTCGGCAAGGGCGGGTCGGTCAAGGTGAAGGCCGGCGGCGTGATCGCCAAGGGTGCGCGCGTCATCTGGGGCGCGGGCGGCAAGGTCGTCACCGTGCCCGCCGCGGCGGGAACCTACCGCACCGTCGGCATCAAGCTCACCCAGGGCAACTCGGCCGACAACGACGTGATCGAGCTGCTCGACACCATCGAGACGCGCGTCGTCGTCTAACACCCAACCTCCCTCATCCTGACCCGTGAAAACGCCACTTCTCAATCCCGTCCTCACCGGCCTCGCCTCGCGCTTCATCGCGACCCAGCCGACCGTGGGACTGCGCATCGCCCCGGTGCTCAATTCCCAGATCCACGCCGCGCAGTACTACGTGTATGACCCGGCGAACCACTACAACGTCCCTACGAACATCCAGCGTGCGCCCAGTTCCCCCTTCAAGCGGCTGAAGTCCTCGTTGTCCTCGGACACCTTCCTCTGCAAGGACTACGGCGTGGAGGAGCCCATCGACAAGATGCAGCTCCAGATGTTCTCAAGCATCTTCGCCGCGGACCGCTCCGGGATGGACCGGGCGGTGAACGTCGTGCTGCTCAACCACGAGATCCGAGTGCGCGACATGGCGCGCGGCGTGACTCAGACCTCCACCCCGGCGGTGAAGTGGAATGCCCAGGCCAACACCACCATCGTGGGCGACATCGAAATGGCGAAGGCGGTGATCCGAGCGCAGATCGGCGTGATCCCGAACATGCTGACGCTGCCCTACGACGTCTTCGTCGCGCTTCGCCAGGCACCGGAGTTGCGCGCCTACTACCAGAACACCGACGGGCTCGTGACCATCGAGCAGATGAAGGTGCTCTTCGGCGTGGAGGAGATCGTGGTCTCCGGCGCGATCATCAACGGCGCGAACGAAGGCCAGGCCGCCTCGCTGGCGGACATCTGGACCGACGAGGCCTTCCTCTCCTACTCGAAGCCGAGCCCGGACGTGAAGGCGCTGAACTTCGCCCGGACCTTCAACTGGACCGCCGCCGACGGCAGCGGCCCGGCGGGAGTCTCGACCTTCACCTACGACGAGAACGAGATCGACTCGCGCGTGGTCCGCGCCCGGCAGTTCACCGATGAAAAGGTGATCGCCGCCGGTGCCGGGTATTACTTCTCCAACGTCCTCAACTGATCGCCGCCATGCAATACGAGGTCATCGATCCGAAGGGCATCCATGTGGACGGACGCAACGTCCAGCGGGGGAGGGTGATTCCGATCCCGGAAGGCGCGGCGCTGAATGCCTTCCTTCACTTCAAGCAGGTGAGGAAGCGCGAGGAAAAGCCCGCCAAACCGGCGGATGGCCCACCGGCCCCGCCGCCCGGCAAGGAGGCTGGGAAGCAGGAGAAGTAACCGGTTGTTGTTTGTGTGTGTTCAACCCCCGTCCGATGCCAGTCGGACGGGGGTAATGTTTCCTGCAGAACGTCTAATAATTCCAGTCATTCTTCCGGATCATCGTCCTCCTGTTCCACAGATTCCTCCTGCGTCCAAGGTTGGGTGGAGGTGGATTCAATTGGAGCGTCCGATTCTACTTTGATCTCAAAGTAATCGCGGAGGAATTGCACGATTTTCCCAGCATTGATGCTTTCGACCAACACTCCTTTTCCTGCAGGATTGTCGATGATTATGACCCCGCCAGGAGCATGGCCTTTCTCAGCCAAGCAAATATACTTCCACTTGCTTTTCCAAACAGGGTTCGATTCTCCCTTGATAAGGACAACTCCTTGAGGCTTGAATTCTCTGAATGGAGTGCAGTTGTGGCTTGATATTTTATATCTTGATCCTTTCTTTG comes from Luteolibacter flavescens and encodes:
- a CDS encoding capsid cement protein, translating into METYTDTPYKPFKEEVADALLNKEHFLVALGTAPDTVKLATSTDDAIGVLFEKSAGNPHVNVRLLGKGGSVKVKAGGVIAKGARVIWGAGGKVVTVPAAAGTYRTVGIKLTQGNSADNDVIELLDTIETRVVV